The following proteins come from a genomic window of Candidatus Flexicrinis proximus:
- a CDS encoding dienelactone hydrolase family protein, protein MADRRAGRRCNRGEVIPADTDGDVYRAYLDAAEDADFLARVSPWSVLGELTAPVQIHIGTRDTVVPTEWSTKLYNALVVAGVPAEFYWYDGQDHTFRDESWFRFIERVTDFLRLPVKGASWGVSHS, encoded by the coding sequence CTGGCCGACCGCCGCGCCGGGCGCCGCTGCAATCGTGGGGAAGTCATCCCGGCGGACACCGATGGCGACGTATACCGTGCCTATCTCGATGCGGCCGAAGACGCCGATTTCCTGGCGCGGGTATCGCCCTGGTCGGTTCTGGGCGAGCTAACCGCGCCGGTCCAGATCCATATTGGCACTCGCGACACCGTCGTGCCGACCGAATGGTCCACCAAACTCTACAACGCACTCGTCGTTGCAGGCGTGCCCGCCGAATTCTACTGGTATGACGGCCAGGACCACACCTTTCGCGACGAGTCCTGGTTCCGCTTTATCGAGCGCGTCACCGACTTTCTTCGACTCCCCGTCAAAGGCGCATCCTGGGGCGTCTCGCACTCTTGA
- a CDS encoding DMT family transporter, which yields MLGFGVSIGAQFVGTDLSTAINGSLVTSASPAFIVLFAALILRERLSWRRIAAVGLATVGVLVIIDLSKVSFSSQTFQGDVALAVAAVTWGLYSVLVRLVSRDNDTLVITAIAFVGGLFITIPGAIIERSSRPVGEVTPMIVLGVLYLGIVSTAGAMWLWNRAFALVDASVASLFFFAQPVVGALLSVVLLNQQITPSLLLGSAFITAGVLLALRK from the coding sequence TTGCTCGGGTTTGGGGTCAGCATCGGCGCGCAGTTCGTCGGCACCGACCTTTCGACGGCCATCAACGGCTCGCTGGTGACCAGCGCGTCGCCGGCTTTCATCGTGCTGTTCGCCGCGCTGATTCTGCGCGAAAGACTGAGCTGGAGGCGCATCGCGGCGGTCGGACTCGCCACGGTCGGCGTGCTGGTGATCATCGACCTGAGCAAAGTCAGCTTTTCGTCACAGACGTTTCAAGGCGATGTCGCGCTGGCGGTGGCCGCCGTGACGTGGGGGCTGTATTCGGTGCTGGTGCGGCTGGTGAGCCGCGATAACGATACGCTGGTCATCACGGCGATCGCCTTCGTCGGCGGGCTTTTCATCACAATCCCCGGCGCGATTATTGAGCGGAGTTCGCGGCCGGTCGGCGAGGTCACGCCGATGATCGTCCTGGGCGTGCTGTACCTCGGAATCGTCTCGACCGCCGGCGCGATGTGGCTGTGGAACCGGGCATTCGCGCTGGTCGACGCGTCGGTGGCATCGCTGTTTTTCTTCGCGCAGCCGGTGGTCGGCGCACTGCTGAGCGTGGTGCTGCTGAATCAGCAGATCACGCCGAGCCTGCTGCTGGGAAGCGCGTTTATCACGGCCGGCGTGCTGCTGGCGCTGCGGAAATAG
- a CDS encoding branched-chain amino acid ABC transporter permease: MIVILLVFVLFASNRLEFSRVGRAWKAIREDETAASFMGVNLTRAKLLAFGLGASFSGLAGAVFASMLNAIVPDMFQFQVSIFLLIIVILSGLGSVWGCCVFDGVFLAQILPALLPDSDVQSLRWVFFGFGLVAFMILRPQGLFGAAIKKRGAPALTVKERNAA, from the coding sequence GTGATCGTGATCCTGCTGGTGTTCGTGCTGTTCGCCTCGAACCGCCTTGAATTCAGCCGCGTGGGCCGCGCCTGGAAGGCCATCCGTGAGGACGAGACCGCCGCCTCGTTCATGGGCGTCAATCTCACCCGTGCCAAGCTCCTCGCCTTCGGCCTTGGCGCCTCGTTCAGCGGTCTCGCCGGCGCTGTCTTCGCCTCGATGCTCAATGCCATCGTGCCGGACATGTTCCAGTTCCAGGTCTCGATCTTCCTGCTGATTATCGTCATCCTCAGCGGCCTCGGGAGCGTGTGGGGGTGCTGCGTCTTCGACGGCGTGTTCCTCGCGCAAATCCTGCCCGCGCTGCTGCCGGATAGCGACGTTCAAAGCCTGCGCTGGGTCTTCTTCGGGTTCGGGCTGGTCGCCTTCATGATCCTGCGTCCGCAGGGATTGTTCGGCGCGGCCATCAAGAAGCGCGGCGCTCCGGCTCTGACCGTCAAAGAAAGGAACGCGGCATGA
- a CDS encoding ABC transporter substrate-binding protein: MYDEGLFDAGVKFMGPDGIFSPALIEQVGGAAVLEGNTYFTFPGLLPSLLTNEAGVRFYTDYLEAHGEEPDPYSVYAYAAAQAVLVAMETASETELNRANVLTALSELETYDGIITFGFDENGDNNNAAFIGYDFVDGNFANPVSITPTMHEDCGE, from the coding sequence ATGTACGACGAAGGTCTGTTCGATGCCGGTGTCAAGTTCATGGGTCCGGACGGCATCTTCTCCCCGGCTCTGATCGAACAGGTCGGCGGCGCTGCGGTCCTTGAAGGCAATACCTACTTCACCTTCCCGGGTCTGCTCCCCAGCCTGCTCACCAATGAAGCCGGTGTGCGCTTCTACACCGACTATCTCGAGGCCCACGGCGAAGAACCGGATCCGTACTCGGTCTATGCCTATGCCGCGGCCCAGGCCGTGCTGGTGGCCATGGAAACCGCGTCCGAGACCGAACTCAACCGCGCCAATGTTCTCACCGCGCTGAGCGAGCTCGAAACCTATGACGGCATCATCACCTTCGGATTCGACGAGAACGGCGACAACAACAACGCCGCCTTCATCGGCTACGACTTTGTCGACGGCAACTTCGCCAATCCGGTCTCCATCACGCCGACCATGCACGAAGACTGCGGCGAATAA
- a CDS encoding ABC transporter substrate-binding protein — translation MNYFRVAATDDVQGPAAASWAVCLGAEKVFILDDTQAYGGGIANEFALHAEEIGLEVVGRGAMETPDADPRSSLTEAVAAGADLIYGGFVLRQRRPARDSGHVRRRSVRCRCQVHGSGRHLLPGSDRTGRRRCGP, via the coding sequence GTGAATTACTTCCGTGTCGCGGCCACCGACGATGTGCAGGGTCCGGCGGCGGCCTCCTGGGCCGTTTGCCTTGGCGCTGAGAAGGTCTTCATCCTCGATGACACCCAGGCCTATGGCGGCGGTATCGCCAATGAATTTGCGCTCCATGCCGAGGAAATTGGCTTGGAAGTGGTTGGTCGTGGCGCGATGGAAACCCCCGATGCCGATCCGCGTTCCTCGCTGACTGAAGCGGTTGCGGCCGGCGCCGACCTGATTTACGGCGGCTTCGTGCTTCGACAGCGGCGGCCCGCGCGTGATTCAGGCCATGTACGACGAAGGTCTGTTCGATGCCGGTGTCAAGTTCATGGGTCCGGACGGCATCTTCTCCCCGGCTCTGATCGAACAGGTCGGCGGCGCTGCGGTCCTTGA
- a CDS encoding EamA family transporter — protein sequence MIRGAVYGLTAAAIWGGLYVVSDVVLPVIPPFALLTIRLFLGLAVLIAIIGVRRRRTGEPRMPSAGELPALIGGACSGLGSASARSSSAPTFRRPSTARW from the coding sequence GTGATACGTGGTGCAGTTTATGGATTGACCGCCGCCGCAATCTGGGGTGGGCTGTATGTGGTTTCCGATGTTGTGCTGCCGGTGATCCCGCCCTTCGCCCTGCTAACGATCCGGCTGTTCCTGGGGCTGGCGGTATTGATCGCGATCATCGGCGTGCGCCGGCGGCGAACCGGCGAGCCGAGGATGCCATCCGCGGGTGAACTCCCGGCGTTGATCGGGGGGGCTTGCTCGGGTTTGGGGTCAGCATCGGCGCGCAGTTCGTCGGCACCGACCTTTCGACGGCCATCAACGGCTCGCTGGTGA
- a CDS encoding ATP-binding cassette domain-containing protein: MRPREGEIFLDGQPIHHVPRARSRRPRHRPSRRPPDFPAFDRRRQSAHGRIPAPRQDRHPAGSGIGVRPLSALEGARETVCRDLSGGEQQMLAMGRALMARPRLLLLDEPSMGLAPGPVDQIFEIIVRINKEQGTTILLVEQNALMALEVAARGLRAPVRHHRTGRYRRGTPQE, translated from the coding sequence ATGCGCCCCCGTGAAGGTGAAATCTTCCTCGATGGCCAGCCGATTCACCATGTGCCCCGCGCACGATCTCGTCGCCCGCGGCATCGCCCGTCCCGAAGGCCGCCGGATTTTCCCGCGTTTGACCGTCGTCGACAATCTGCACATGGGCGCATTCCTGCGCCGCGACAAGACCGCCATCCAGCAGGATCTGGAATCGGTGTTCGTCCTCTTTCCGCGCTTGAAGGAGCGCGTGAAACAGTATGCCGGGACCTCTCAGGCGGCGAACAGCAGATGCTGGCGATGGGGCGTGCCTTGATGGCCCGTCCGCGCCTGCTGCTGCTCGACGAGCCGTCGATGGGCCTGGCGCCTGGTCCGGTCGACCAGATCTTCGAGATCATCGTCCGCATCAACAAAGAACAGGGCACAACCATCCTGCTGGTAGAGCAGAACGCGCTGATGGCGCTGGAGGTCGCGGCGCGTGGCTTACGTGCTCCAGTCCGGCACCATCGTACTGGCCGATACCGGCGCGGCACTCCTCAAGAATGA